The window GTCACGGCGCTGCGTCCGTTCACGACGGCGTCCCAGGTCGAGGCGGCGTCGAGCCCGCTCGGCGTGACGGCACCGAGGCCCGTCACGACGACCTCCCGCCGCTCGGTCACAGCCGTGCCACCCGCCCCGCGCGGACGAGGCTCGCGACCTCGCCACGGCGGATCTTGCCGCCGACGGTGCGCGGGAGCTCGTCGACCCGGTACCACCGACGCGGCACGGCCTGGGGTGCGAGTCGTTCGCGTGCGTGGGCACGGAGGGTCTCGACGTCGGGGGCGTCCCCCTCGAGGACGAGCGCGACGACCGCGCCGAGTTGTTCGTGTGGTTCGGCGACGGCACTCACGGCGCCGATGCCGGGGACGCCGTCGAAGGCACGGTCCACCTCGGTGAGGGCGATCTTGTGGCCGCCCGAGATCGCGATGTCCCCCGCGCGCCCGACGAGTTCGAGGGTGCGCCCGTGCAGGCGCCCCTGGTCGTGCACGGTGGCCCATCCCCCGTCGTCGCGAAGTCGCTCGTCGGTGGTCGCGGCGAGGTATCCGTCGGAGCACGCGGCGGCGTGGATCCAGAGGGTTCCGAGTGCGCCGTCGGGCAGCACGGCACCCGTCTCGTCGCGGATCTGTGCGTCGATGCCGTCGTAGAGGTGGATGCGCGTGCCGTCGCCGTCGCGTCCGTCGCCGATGAAGCCGATCTCGGCCGCGCCGTAGTAGCCGATGAGGCGGACGCCGGGCAGGACGGCGGCGAGGCCCGCACGGATCGAGGCGGGGAGGTTCGCGCCGCCCGTCACGACGAGGTCGAGCGTCGCGTAGCGGGCCGGGTCGCGGCGTGCGACGTCCGTGAGGGCCTGGGCGATCGCCGGGACGCCCACGAGTCGCGTGATCCGCTCGCGTTCGATGCGCTGTCCCATCGTGATGGGGTCGAACGCGTCGGCGAGGTGCGCCTCACCACCGGTCGCGAGGCACTCGATGAGTGCGTAGAGGGTGAGGCTGTACGAGAGCGGCCCGGGCGCGAGCGTGGCGACGCCGGGCTCGGGGCCGAGGTGCGCGCTGGAGACGGCGACGTTGGCGCGGTACTGCCGACGGGTCTTGAGGAACGCTTTCGGCTCGCTCGTGGTGCCCGATGAGAAGAGGAGCAGGAACGCCTCGTCGTCGTCGCGGACGGTCGGCGGCGGGGCCGGCTCGACCTCGCGTTCGATGCGGCGGAACTCGTCGGGTGTGACGACGGTGCCGCCCCAGCCACGTGCCGCGAGGGCGTCGCGCAGGTCCTCGCTGTCGGTGACGACGAGGCCGATGCCGGTCGTGAGCACGACGCGGAGGCGGTGCGCGAGGGGCCAGCGCGGATCGATCGTCGCCGAGACGGCGCGGTACCCGGCGAGTCCGGCGACGATACGCGCGGCGTGCGCGGCGGAGCCGATGCTCACGGCCGTGATGGGGATGCCCCGCGTCTCGGGGGCGGGGACGGGCGGCACGGTCGCGGCGGCGTGGAGCCGTTCGACGGCCGCGGCGACCCGCCGCGAGTCCTCGACGAGGCCGGCGTAGCTGAGCGATTCGTCGGGGCCGACGATGGCGGGGCGATCGGGGTGCGCGGCCGCCACCTCCAGCACCGTCCGTGTGATCGGCACCATGGCCTCCCGTGTCTCGTCCCCGGCGTCGTTCGGTCGAGGCCGGGCCCGCCCTCGATCCTATCGCCGCCTTTCTGGACGGAGTTCACCTGCCGACACAGAGCACGCGCCCTCTCGGGCCTGCTCGAAGCCACATCGGGTCGGATCCAAGCCGTGTCAGGAGCGATTGTGTGCGACGGCGGCGCGGACGAGTGCGAGGAACGCGTCCTCGTCCAGTGCGTCGTCCTCGCGCAGGTCGATGGCGCGCCGCGTGCCGGCGTCGAGGCTCGCGTTGAACAGGCCGCTCGGGTCGTCGATCGACGCGCCCTTCGCGAAGGTGACCTTGACCTTGTCACGGTATCGCTCGAGCGTGCAGACGAGTCCGTCGGCCGAGAACGTCGGCACCCCCGCGGGGTTCGTGGGTTTCACCCACTTGCGCTCCTCGCGTGCATCGGGCGCGGCCCGCAGGATGAGGGTGCGCAGCAGGTCGAGGCGTGCGTCGCGCCAGTCGTCGCTCATGCTCGGAGACTACGTCGCCTCGGTGGGTTGGGTGGACGGCGCGCGGTGAGAGGATGTCCCCGATGTTCCACGTCCTCTTCTACGAACCCCGCATCCCCCCGAACACCGGCAACGCGATCCGCATGGTCGCCGCGACGGGGGCGACGCTGCACCTCATCGAGCCGCTCGGGTTCGAGCTGAGCGATGCGCGGCTGCGCCGCGCGGGTCTCGATTACCACGACCTCGCGAACGTGCGCGTGCATGCCGATCTCGACGCGGCGCTCGCGGCGGTCGCGGCCGACGGCACGGGTCGCGTGTTCGCGTTCACGACGCGCGGGAGTCGCTCGTTCGAGGAGCCGGACTACGAGCCGGGCGACGCGCTCCTGTTCGGCCCGGAGCCGACCGGGCTGCCGGACGCGGTGGTCGACGATCCGCGTGTGACCGATCGGGTCCGCATCCCTATGCTGCCGGGGGTGCGCTCCCTCAACCTCTCGAACTCCGCCGCCGTCGCGGTGTACGAGGCCTGGCGTCGGGTCGGCTACGCGGGGGCCGAAGCGCACGACTGACGCCTGGGCCCTCGACCGCCATCGCAGCCCTCAGCCGACACCGGAACCTCCACCTGACACCGGAGCCAACAGCCAACTCGGGAACCCCCGGCCGACACCGGAACCCTCAGTCGCCACCGGGACCCCACATGACACCGGAGCCAACGGCAAACTCGGGAACCCACAGCCGACACCGAAACCCTCGGCCGCCGCCGGAACCCCGACCCGACTCCGGAACCTCCATCTGACCCCGAGCCAACAGCCGACCCGGGAACCCCCGGCCGACACCAGAGCCCACAGCCAACAGGGGAACCCCCGGCCGCGACAGGAACCTTCAGCCGCCACAGGAACCTTCAGCCGCCACCGGCCCCGGCCGACTCCGAACCCCTCACCCGTCGCCCTCGGCCCTCACCCGGGGCCCTCATCGCCGACGGCGTCCGCCGAGGAGCACGTGCGCGAGCGGCAGCACGGCACCGATCATGATCACCGTGCCGAGGACGTCGTCACCCGGGCGCACGAGTGCACCGGCGACGAGCAGCCCGGCGAACACGACGGCCGAGACGAGGCGCCGCACGGCGCGATCGACCCGATCGAGCCGTTCCTCGATGCGCGTGCTGCGGACGTCTGCGGTGCCCTCCTCGAACGAGGTGACGAGCGTGTCGATCCGGCCCGGCAGGCGGGCGAGCGACGCGACGGCGTCGCCCGCGCGGGTCGTGAGATCGCGGATCGCGCCGCCCTGTTCCTCGCGCAGCATGCGCGCGGCGAACGGTTCGACGGAGTCCCAGAGGTTGAAGCGGGCGTCGAGTGAGCTGCAGACGCCGGACGTGATCGACAGAGCACGGACGACGAGCAGGAAGTTCTCGGGCAGCTGGAACGGCATGGAGCGCACGACGTCGCCGAACTCGTCCGCGAACGAGCGGAACTCGTTGGGGTCCACCTCGCGGAGTTCCGCGAATCCCATGCCGCCGAAGCGCTCGAAGAGCTTCGTCATGGCCCGCTGCAGTTCGGCCGTGTCGGCGGACGGGAGCAGGACGCCGACGTCCTTGACGGCGGCGACGAGTCCCGCGCCGTCGCGCGCGGCGGCGGCGATGACGAGTCGGCGCAGGCCGCGCCGCATGCGGGTGGAGATCTCGCCCATCATGCCGAAGTCGACGAACGTGATGGTCCACGGCGGCCCGTCCGAGTCCACCGCGTCGGGCGGGTGCGGAGTCACGAAGATGTTGCCGGGGTGTGGGTCGGCGTGGAAGTAACCCTGTCCGAAGAGTTGCTCGAACATGAGACTCGCGAAGACGGGCGCGACCTCGGCGGGATCGATGCCGGCGGCGCGGAGGCCGTCGAGGTCGGTGATCTTGATGGCCGAGACGTCCTCGAGCGTGAGGACGCGGCGGGTGGTGCGTTCCCAGACGACGGCGGGGACGGTGACCCGGGAGTCGTCCGCGAAGTCGTCGGCGAAGCGTTCGGAGCCGACGGCTTCGTGGAGGTAGTCGATCTCCTCGAGGCTCGTGCGTGCGAATTCCTCGACGAGGACGGGCATGTCGACGCGGTCGGCGACGATGCGGACGCGGCTGAGCCAGCGTCCGACCTTGCGCAGGGCCGTGAGGTCGACCTCGACGATGGTCCCGATGTCGGGTCGTTGCACCTTGATGACGACGCGGTCGGTGCCGACGATCGCGGCGTCGTCGGGCCCGAGCCGTGCGCGGTGGACCTGCCCGAGGGAGGCGGCGGCGAGTGGGTGCTCGTCGATCTCGGCGAAGACGCGGTCGAGCGGGAGGCCCAGCTCGGCCTCGGCGAGCGAGCGGATCCGGTCGAACGGGACCGCGGGCACCTCGTCCTGGAGTCCCTCGAGTTCGCGGGTGATCTCGGGTGGCACGACGTCGAGGCGCGACGACATGAACTGCCCGACCTTGATCATGAGTCCGCCGAGCTCGATGGCGAGGACGTTGAAGCGCCGCGCGAACTGCTGCATGCGGCGGGCGCGGGTGCGATCGCCGAGCACCGTGAGGCCGATGCGGGGCAGGAACAGTTCGAACCACCAGGTGATGGCGAGGTGCCGCGCCGCGAAGCGCATGATGCGTCGGTATCGCCGTCGCGCGTCGGCGTCCCAGTGCTCGGGAGACCCGTGATCTCCGTCGGCCGTGGCCACCCGGTTCAGTCTTCGGCCAGGATCGCGTACACGCGGCGGCGGGCGTCGTCGAGCACGCCGACGGCGCGGTCGACCTGCTCGGGCGTGCCGGTCCGGGCGAGTTGTGCGACGGCGTGCGCGAGTTCCGAGCCGGCCTTCGGAAGAGCGGCTGCGGCCCCGAAGCGGTTGCCGCGTTCGGCGCCGTCCCACGGCGCGCTCTCCTTCGACTCGTCGGCGACCTCGCGCCCTTCCTCGGTGAGCGAGTAGGTCTTGCGGCCGTTCGCTTCCTCGGCGGCGATGAGCCCCTCGTCGGCGAGGAGCTGGAGGGTCGGGTAGACCGATCCGGCACTCGGCTTCCAGGCGCCGCCGCTGCGCTTCTCGATCTCGCGGATGATCTGGTACCCGTGCATGGGTCGCTCGACGAGCAGTGCGAGGACGGCGGCGCGCACGTCGCCGCGGCTCACTCGGCTGCCGGCGCGCTTCTCGAATCCGGCTCGGAACTGGTCGAAGATCTGCCACACGCCGTCGACCGGGTTCCCCTGGCCGAATCCGCCCTGCTGGTGGGTCGTGTTCATGGTGTCCGCCCTCTCTGATCGATCTGTTCGTTGCGATCTGTTCGTTGCGGCCGATGCCCTCAACGACACTCGACGATATATCGTTCAACCTGAGTCCGGAAGGTCAGGGAACTGAGCGCGCGCCTGGAAGCAGTGGCCGACGAGCTGCATGCAGCCGGATCGGTGTGCCCCGCTCGCGAGTGCTCATGACGTCACCCGGGGACCCACACCGATCAGCGGGCCGACCTCGCATCGAGTCAACGTGGGACGAGCCCCAACTCGTACGGTGCCCGCAATTCTCGCTGCCATCCGGTCGCTCTCTTTGGGTCGGTCGGCCGACCGCGGCTCGGTGCAGCCCCGGGTAAGCGGCTCAGAACGGTGGTGGCTCGAATCCTCCGTCGGTGTCGGTGCCGATGCCGATGCCGATGACGGTATCGGCATCGGCGCCGGTGTCGGTGCCGGTGTCGGAGTCGGTATCGGTGTCGGACTCCTTGTCGCTTCTCCTCGGTCATTGTCCTCGAGGGCCGGCCTTACGGAGTGCGCTCGTGGACATGGCGGTGAACGCCTCGAGCGAAGGGTCGAACTCGAACTCGGTTTCCATGCTCGTTCGTGGACGATGGGTGGCCGGTCGAATCGTGGGCGCGATCGAGTGTTCGGAGGTATCGAGCGCGCGAACGAGCCCCGTCGGTGATGTCGGGCGGGCGTCTCCGCCTGGTGGGTGGTCGCCGCCGTTTGGCGAGTGGGCGCCTCCGCTTGGCGGGTGTCCGCCGCCTGCTGCGTGGCTGCCTTCGTCTGGTGGGTGGCCGCGGCCTGGTGCGTGCCCGCCGCCAGGTGGTTGGCCGCCTCCGTCTGGTGGATGGTCGAGGTCATCGTCGTGGTGCGCCCAGGACGGTCGGAACCGTGGCCCGATGGGAACGGGTCGGTCGCTGTACCGGTCGCCGTTCGGCGCGAACCAGATCAACCGTCCCGGCTCCCACTGTTCCACTCGCCAGCGCGTGGCATGTTTGAACGTGTGATGCCGGCGACACAGGTGCGCCATGTTCCCCAGCGAGGACGTGCCGCCGTCGGTGACCGCGATCGTGTGGTCGATATCGCACCGCCTGGCCGGGCGGGTGCAACCAGGGAATCGGCAGTGCCCGTCACGCACGCGCAGGAACTCGCGCTGCGCCGCCGTCGGGAAGCGCGTGTCGCTCTCGCGAGCGACGCCCGTGATCGGATCGGTCAGCACCCGCAGGAACGACGGCGCACGCGCCGCGAGTTCCCGCGCCTGCTCCACCGGCACCGGCACCACCCCGTCGAGCAGCGCTGGATCGTCGCCACCATCGAGGAGCGACAGCACGGGCACGGTGATCGCGACGCGCGCGTTGATCCCGCCAGCCGCGCCGTGCGGCGACCCGCACCCATCAGCGGGGTCGCTGGTGAGGACGAGTTCGCACAGCAGGTCCGCGCGGATCTGATCATGCGTGCGAGGTTCATCCGGCCCCGCGAGCGCTTTGGCCTGTTCGGTGAGCCGGTCGAGCATCGCCGCCCCGAGCAGGGTGGGGACGAGTGCTTCGAGTCGGCTCATGCCGTCGTCCTCGTGCACGACCCGCACCCCACGCTGTTCCCGTGCGATCTTGTGGCGCTCGTCGAGGCTCTCCCGCATGAGTGTCTGTGCGGCGCGGCGTGCGCGAGCCCGCAACCGGGCGGGCGTCTCCCGAGAGGCCCCGTCCACCACGGCCCGTTCGTACGCTTTGCGGGCGTCGTCGTCGGGGAGGCGTCGTCCTTCCGCGAGGATCACGCGCACGTGGGCGAGCGAGAGGTACCCATCGCGGAGCATTCCTTCCGTGGCGGGGAACGCGTCGCGCAGCATGAGGCTCTCACCGAGCTCACGCGACACGACCGGCTCGGACCGCGCGGTCGCGAGGGCCAGTTGGGCGGTGCGTTCACGCATCGCCGTCACCACCGCATCATCACTCCCGGGATGCTCTTCCCGAGCACTGGCGAGGGTCGCTTCGTGGATGAACGCGAGCAGTTCCGCGCGGCGGGCTTCGGCTTTCGCGATGAGCTTGTCCTCGGCACGGACCGCGTCCAGCGCCAGGTCGAAGGCTTCGTCGTGGGCACCGATGCCGTCGAGGTGTTGCAGGTGCATCATGAACGCAACGTGCGGCGCGAGACGCGCCTGCCCACGCGGCCGAGCGGGCGCGTCACCACCAGCCGACGGGCGCGCGTCACCACCAGCCGACGGGCGCGCGTCACCACCAGCCGACGGGCGCGCGTCACCACCAGCCGACGGGCGCGCGTCACCGCCGGCCGACGGACGCGACGCCGCGTCCGGGGCCGGTGCGGCAGCGGCGCCGTCGGGCTCGTGATCGTTCATACCCACACCCCATCACCACCCTCGGACAATCCGACTCGACTCAGCAACGGGGCAGGAATCGAGAACGGGAACGGTGACACCGACGAACCGGGCAGGCACGACCACGAGCGCGAGCGGCAGCGCGCGTCGCCACCGGCCGTCGGACGAGGGGTCGCGTCCGGGGCCGGTGCGGCAGCGGTGCCGTCAGGCTCGTGATCGCTCATAACCCACACCCCATCGCCCCCCACGGACAATCCGACTCGACTCAGGAACCGGGCCGGAATCGAGAACGAGAACGAAAACGGGAACGGGAACGGGAACGGGAACGGGAACGGTGACATCGTCGAACCGAGCGGGCACAACCGCGACGACCCCGCGACGGAACGCGCCTCCAACAGCCCGGGACGCGATACGGCGCGTCCAGGGCCGGACCGGCGGTGCCGTCGGGCTCGTGATCGTTCATACCCACACCCCATCACTGCCCTCGGACAAACCGACCCGGCACG is drawn from Pseudoclavibacter chungangensis and contains these coding sequences:
- a CDS encoding HNH endonuclease signature motif containing protein; translation: MNDHEPDGAAAAPAPDAASRPSAGGDARPSAGGDARPSAGGDARPSAGGDARPSAGGDAPARPRGQARLAPHVAFMMHLQHLDGIGAHDEAFDLALDAVRAEDKLIAKAEARRAELLAFIHEATLASAREEHPGSDDAVVTAMRERTAQLALATARSEPVVSRELGESLMLRDAFPATEGMLRDGYLSLAHVRVILAEGRRLPDDDARKAYERAVVDGASRETPARLRARARRAAQTLMRESLDERHKIAREQRGVRVVHEDDGMSRLEALVPTLLGAAMLDRLTEQAKALAGPDEPRTHDQIRADLLCELVLTSDPADGCGSPHGAAGGINARVAITVPVLSLLDGGDDPALLDGVVPVPVEQARELAARAPSFLRVLTDPITGVARESDTRFPTAAQREFLRVRDGHCRFPGCTRPARRCDIDHTIAVTDGGTSSLGNMAHLCRRHHTFKHATRWRVEQWEPGRLIWFAPNGDRYSDRPVPIGPRFRPSWAHHDDDLDHPPDGGGQPPGGGHAPGRGHPPDEGSHAAGGGHPPSGGAHSPNGGDHPPGGDARPTSPTGLVRALDTSEHSIAPTIRPATHRPRTSMETEFEFDPSLEAFTAMSTSALRKAGPRGQ
- a CDS encoding tRNA (cytidine(34)-2'-O)-methyltransferase, coding for MFHVLFYEPRIPPNTGNAIRMVAATGATLHLIEPLGFELSDARLRRAGLDYHDLANVRVHADLDAALAAVAADGTGRVFAFTTRGSRSFEEPDYEPGDALLFGPEPTGLPDAVVDDPRVTDRVRIPMLPGVRSLNLSNSAAVAVYEAWRRVGYAGAEAHD
- a CDS encoding ABC1 kinase family protein, with product MATADGDHGSPEHWDADARRRYRRIMRFAARHLAITWWFELFLPRIGLTVLGDRTRARRMQQFARRFNVLAIELGGLMIKVGQFMSSRLDVVPPEITRELEGLQDEVPAVPFDRIRSLAEAELGLPLDRVFAEIDEHPLAAASLGQVHRARLGPDDAAIVGTDRVVIKVQRPDIGTIVEVDLTALRKVGRWLSRVRIVADRVDMPVLVEEFARTSLEEIDYLHEAVGSERFADDFADDSRVTVPAVVWERTTRRVLTLEDVSAIKITDLDGLRAAGIDPAEVAPVFASLMFEQLFGQGYFHADPHPGNIFVTPHPPDAVDSDGPPWTITFVDFGMMGEISTRMRRGLRRLVIAAAARDGAGLVAAVKDVGVLLPSADTAELQRAMTKLFERFGGMGFAELREVDPNEFRSFADEFGDVVRSMPFQLPENFLLVVRALSITSGVCSSLDARFNLWDSVEPFAARMLREEQGGAIRDLTTRAGDAVASLARLPGRIDTLVTSFEEGTADVRSTRIEERLDRVDRAVRRLVSAVVFAGLLVAGALVRPGDDVLGTVIMIGAVLPLAHVLLGGRRRR
- a CDS encoding DUF1801 domain-containing protein, with the translated sequence MSDDWRDARLDLLRTLILRAAPDAREERKWVKPTNPAGVPTFSADGLVCTLERYRDKVKVTFAKGASIDDPSGLFNASLDAGTRRAIDLREDDALDEDAFLALVRAAVAHNRS
- a CDS encoding class I adenylate-forming enzyme family protein, with the translated sequence MVPITRTVLEVAAAHPDRPAIVGPDESLSYAGLVEDSRRVAAAVERLHAAATVPPVPAPETRGIPITAVSIGSAAHAARIVAGLAGYRAVSATIDPRWPLAHRLRVVLTTGIGLVVTDSEDLRDALAARGWGGTVVTPDEFRRIEREVEPAPPPTVRDDDEAFLLLFSSGTTSEPKAFLKTRRQYRANVAVSSAHLGPEPGVATLAPGPLSYSLTLYALIECLATGGEAHLADAFDPITMGQRIERERITRLVGVPAIAQALTDVARRDPARYATLDLVVTGGANLPASIRAGLAAVLPGVRLIGYYGAAEIGFIGDGRDGDGTRIHLYDGIDAQIRDETGAVLPDGALGTLWIHAAACSDGYLAATTDERLRDDGGWATVHDQGRLHGRTLELVGRAGDIAISGGHKIALTEVDRAFDGVPGIGAVSAVAEPHEQLGAVVALVLEGDAPDVETLRAHARERLAPQAVPRRWYRVDELPRTVGGKIRRGEVASLVRAGRVARL
- a CDS encoding PadR family transcriptional regulator, which encodes MNTTHQQGGFGQGNPVDGVWQIFDQFRAGFEKRAGSRVSRGDVRAAVLALLVERPMHGYQIIREIEKRSGGAWKPSAGSVYPTLQLLADEGLIAAEEANGRKTYSLTEEGREVADESKESAPWDGAERGNRFGAAAALPKAGSELAHAVAQLARTGTPEQVDRAVGVLDDARRRVYAILAED